A genomic region of Campylobacter corcagiensis contains the following coding sequences:
- a CDS encoding amino acid ABC transporter ATP-binding protein yields the protein MIDVKDLRKSYGDVLVLDGITTHINRGDVVAIIGPSGGGKSTFLRCLNRLEEPDSGEIYIKDKNILDKNADINKIRQKVSMVFQHFNLFANKTVLENLTLAPVKTGLYSYEEARSIALALLDKVGLGEKFNSYPHKLSGGQKQRVAIARSLAMNPNVILFDEPTSALDPEMVGEVLSIMKDVAKAGITMLVVTHEMGFAKNVANRVLFMESGNIRVDANPNEFFTNPSNERLKDFLNKVLNH from the coding sequence ATGATTGATGTTAAAGATTTAAGAAAAAGTTATGGCGATGTTTTAGTTCTTGATGGAATCACCACTCATATAAATAGAGGCGATGTTGTAGCAATCATAGGTCCAAGCGGCGGTGGAAAATCCACATTTTTAAGGTGCTTAAACCGCTTAGAAGAACCAGATAGTGGTGAAATTTACATAAAAGATAAAAACATCTTAGATAAAAACGCAGATATCAATAAAATTCGCCAAAAAGTAAGTATGGTTTTTCAGCATTTTAATCTCTTTGCTAATAAAACCGTTCTTGAAAATTTAACCCTAGCTCCAGTTAAAACAGGACTTTACTCTTATGAAGAAGCAAGAAGTATTGCTCTAGCACTTTTAGATAAAGTTGGTCTTGGAGAGAAATTTAACTCATATCCGCATAAACTAAGTGGCGGTCAAAAGCAACGAGTTGCAATCGCTAGAAGCTTAGCTATGAATCCAAATGTAATACTTTTTGATGAGCCAACTTCAGCACTTGATCCTGAGATGGTTGGAGAAGTTTTATCTATCATGAAAGATGTTGCAAAAGCAGGTATTACGATGCTTGTAGTAACTCATGAGATGGGCTTTGCTAAAAATGTAGCAAATAGAGTGCTTTTTATGGAAAGTGGCAATATTAGAGTAGATGCAAATCCAAATGAGTTTTTTACAAACCCTAGCAATGAAAGATTGAAAGATTTTTTAAATAAAGTATTAAATCATTAG
- a CDS encoding substrate-binding periplasmic protein: MLGRAFGLVVFAMILVANAKVLKVGTQVNYEPFAYVGVNFKLMGFEPDLLEEISKKAGFEYEFVTMEYDELIPALVNNKIDIIASSMSITSQRMDKVNFTNPYYNSSTAYVKLKSRDDIGTKDDLAGKNIGVMEGREQEILASKIPNAKVKPVKNGYSGIMLLESGSVDVLMLDEAVGDHYARKSVNKEVFLVEEYVSLGFAFAVSKDGDPELINSLNMALDELMLDGTYDELLKKYNLIKGKI; the protein is encoded by the coding sequence ATGCTAGGTCGTGCTTTTGGTTTGGTTGTGTTTGCTATGATTTTAGTGGCAAACGCAAAGGTTTTAAAAGTTGGCACTCAGGTAAATTACGAGCCTTTTGCTTATGTGGGTGTAAATTTTAAACTCATGGGATTTGAGCCAGATCTTTTAGAAGAGATCTCAAAAAAGGCTGGTTTTGAGTATGAGTTTGTTACTATGGAGTATGATGAGCTAATACCTGCTTTAGTAAACAACAAAATAGATATAATAGCTTCATCTATGAGTATAACTAGCCAAAGAATGGACAAGGTAAATTTTACAAACCCTTACTATAACTCAAGTACGGCTTATGTTAAACTTAAAAGTAGGGATGATATAGGCACAAAAGATGACCTAGCTGGTAAAAATATAGGAGTTATGGAAGGTAGAGAACAAGAGATTTTGGCTAGTAAAATACCAAACGCAAAGGTAAAACCTGTTAAAAATGGCTATTCTGGTATTATGCTTTTAGAAAGTGGAAGCGTTGATGTTTTGATGCTTGATGAGGCAGTTGGAGATCATTATGCTAGAAAAAGTGTAAACAAAGAGGTTTTTTTGGTTGAAGAGTATGTAAGTTTGGGATTTGCTTTTGCAGTAAGTAAAGACGGTGATCCTGAGCTAATAAATTCTTTAAATATGGCCCTTGATGAGCTTATGCTTGATGGGACTTATGATGAACTTTTGAAAAAATACAACTTAATAAAGGGAAAGATATGA
- a CDS encoding basic amino acid ABC transporter substrate-binding protein, with amino-acid sequence MKKFAKFLVAACVLVGANALSAEVIKVGTNANFPPFEYLDENNTITGFDIELVDVLSKKVGFDYEIVNMGFDGLIPALKSGKIDMVASGMSATEARKKAADFTDSYFVTENVFIKRASDDSIKTKDDIKAKSVGTQLGTVQEIAIRELKGIKPVTMEDPITVILALKNGKIDAAVFDTSVAYGYIKENPELVEFHKEPDGSEGFSFAFNKGKKTELVSKINDALRELKEDGTFDKLLDKYNLK; translated from the coding sequence ATGAAAAAATTTGCTAAATTTTTAGTGGCAGCTTGTGTTTTAGTTGGAGCAAATGCTCTTAGTGCTGAGGTTATCAAAGTAGGAACAAATGCGAATTTTCCGCCATTTGAGTATCTTGATGAGAACAACACCATAACAGGTTTTGATATAGAATTAGTAGATGTTTTAAGTAAAAAAGTAGGCTTTGATTATGAAATAGTAAATATGGGCTTTGACGGGCTAATACCAGCTCTTAAAAGCGGAAAAATAGATATGGTTGCATCTGGAATGAGCGCAACTGAAGCTAGAAAAAAAGCAGCTGATTTTACAGACTCATACTTTGTAACTGAAAATGTTTTTATAAAAAGAGCTAGTGATGATAGTATCAAAACAAAAGATGATATTAAAGCAAAAAGTGTTGGAACTCAGCTTGGAACTGTTCAAGAAATAGCAATAAGAGAGCTAAAAGGTATAAAGCCTGTTACAATGGAAGATCCTATAACAGTTATTTTGGCACTTAAAAATGGCAAAATTGACGCTGCTGTATTTGATACATCTGTAGCTTATGGATATATCAAAGAAAACCCTGAATTAGTAGAATTTCATAAAGAACCAGACGGAAGTGAGGGATTTTCATTTGCGTTTAATAAGGGTAAAAAAACCGAGCTAGTATCTAAGATAAATGACGCTTTAAGAGAGCTAAAAGAAGATGGCACTTTTGATAAGCTTTTAGATAAATACAACCTTAAATGA
- the thiE gene encoding thiamine phosphate synthase, with translation MSEIYALTDDFYTPNLEDCVKTILDCGIKMVQFRSKKDSINEKEIINLVKICDGYGANLIVNDSIALAKRVGAHGVHIGRGDGEVKEAREILGADKIVGVSCYGSLDLALKASDDGASYAAFGAAFPTKTKKDAKVFKLRKFKEFKDILSIKTCIIGGINASNLEQILALRPDYIALVSAVYTPNSISENLRNLQKIIRDFYGHY, from the coding sequence ATGAGTGAAATTTACGCTTTAACTGATGACTTTTATACACCAAATTTAGAAGACTGTGTTAAAACTATCCTAGACTGCGGCATTAAAATGGTGCAGTTTAGGAGTAAAAAAGATAGTATCAATGAAAAAGAGATCATAAATTTAGTAAAAATTTGTGATGGCTATGGTGCAAATTTAATAGTAAATGATAGCATTGCTTTAGCTAAAAGAGTTGGTGCTCATGGCGTTCACATTGGGCGTGGTGATGGTGAAGTAAAAGAGGCTAGAGAAATTTTAGGAGCTGATAAAATAGTAGGCGTTAGTTGTTATGGTAGCTTAGATTTAGCTTTAAAAGCTAGTGATGATGGAGCAAGTTACGCAGCTTTTGGAGCAGCATTTCCAACAAAAACAAAAAAAGATGCTAAAGTTTTCAAACTTAGGAAATTTAAAGAATTTAAAGATATTCTAAGTATAAAAACTTGCATTATTGGTGGTATAAATGCTTCAAATTTAGAGCAGATTTTGGCTTTAAGACCTGATTACATAGCTTTAGTAAGTGCAGTTTATACACCAAATTCCATAAGTGAAAATTTAAGAAATTTACAAAAAATTATAAGGGATTTTTATGGGCATTATTGA
- a CDS encoding undecaprenyl-diphosphate phosphatase encodes MGIIEAIILGIVEGLTEFLPVSSTGHLILASDVLGLDLEGSDLLKCFIVAIQLGSILAIVFLFFDRLRQDLTLWIKLMVGFVPTAVIGLLLYKSIKSLFNPEVVAYMLIIWGIIFIVVELMRKKYPPYKKEVANIDDISFKQAFIVGLSQCLAMVPGTSRSGATIITGLLSGLSRKVAAEFSFLLAIPTMFSATFFDIYKNLDEFALNLEYVWLFLVGGVVAFVVAIVAVKFFLKFVSRFDYIPFGIYRIIVGFIFLIFIF; translated from the coding sequence ATGGGCATTATTGAAGCGATAATTCTGGGCATAGTTGAGGGGTTAACTGAGTTTTTGCCAGTTAGTTCTACTGGACATCTTATCTTAGCATCAGATGTTTTAGGGCTTGATTTAGAAGGCTCAGATCTGCTTAAATGCTTTATAGTTGCTATACAGCTTGGCTCGATTTTAGCGATTGTTTTTTTGTTTTTTGATAGACTTAGGCAGGATTTAACTCTTTGGATAAAGCTTATGGTTGGGTTTGTGCCAACAGCAGTTATTGGGCTTTTGCTGTATAAAAGTATAAAGTCTTTATTTAATCCAGAAGTGGTTGCTTATATGCTTATAATTTGGGGTATTATTTTTATTGTAGTTGAGCTAATGCGTAAAAAATACCCACCATATAAAAAAGAGGTAGCAAATATAGATGATATAAGCTTTAAGCAAGCATTTATCGTTGGACTTTCTCAGTGTTTAGCAATGGTACCTGGAACATCAAGAAGTGGCGCAACTATCATCACAGGTTTACTTAGTGGGTTAAGTAGAAAAGTCGCTGCTGAGTTTAGTTTTTTACTAGCAATACCAACAATGTTTAGTGCAACATTTTTTGATATATATAAAAATTTAGATGAATTTGCTCTAAATTTAGAGTATGTGTGGCTGTTTTTAGTAGGTGGAGTAGTTGCGTTTGTAGTAGCTATTGTTGCGGTTAAATTTTTCCTTAAATTTGTAAGTAGATTTGACTATATACCTTTTGGAATTTATAGAATAATAGTTGGATTTATCTTTTTAATCTTTATATTTTAA
- a CDS encoding DUF2130 domain-containing protein, producing MKESIKCPNCGEIIDIAKSISEGIKRKFQQEFDQKLNEKRAEYLKAVNELKQKELNFSQKLKNATDEALKKEKDILVKELEAKFKDENLLKFETLTKELNEKSAKIAEFNKQSAEFEALKRKFSEMEAEFKAKSELEISKRLNEEKERLKANLLEQNEIRFKELESKNELKQRELIEKNESLIKQIDELKRRSDVTSQQLRGEVMELSIEDYLKEKFIYDEISEVKKGFKGADCLQIVNAPNLPSCARILYESKRTKSFSSEWIAKFKADMIEAGADAGILVTETMPKDMDRLGIIDGVWVCSFAEFKSLCEVMRESVINIAFASKRSQNATSKMGMLYNYLTSNEFKMQVESIISSFVNLQANLDRERRSMERVWKERQKQIEIAQTNAISMHASIRAIAGNDAIEGIEILELPYDE from the coding sequence ATGAAAGAAAGTATAAAATGTCCAAATTGTGGTGAGATTATCGATATAGCCAAAAGTATATCAGAAGGTATCAAGCGTAAATTTCAGCAAGAATTTGACCAAAAACTAAATGAAAAAAGAGCAGAGTATCTAAAAGCTGTAAATGAGCTTAAACAAAAAGAGCTAAATTTTAGTCAAAAGCTAAAAAATGCAACCGATGAAGCTCTTAAAAAAGAAAAAGATATTTTAGTAAAAGAGCTAGAAGCAAAATTTAAAGATGAAAATCTGCTTAAATTTGAGACCTTAACAAAAGAACTAAATGAAAAATCAGCAAAAATCGCAGAATTTAACAAACAAAGTGCTGAATTTGAGGCACTTAAACGGAAATTTTCTGAGATGGAGGCTGAATTTAAGGCTAAAAGTGAACTTGAAATTTCAAAAAGATTAAACGAAGAAAAAGAGCGTCTTAAAGCAAATTTACTAGAACAAAATGAGATAAGATTTAAAGAACTAGAGTCAAAAAATGAACTAAAACAAAGAGAACTAATAGAAAAAAATGAGTCTCTTATAAAGCAAATCGATGAGTTAAAACGCCGCTCAGATGTCACTTCACAACAGCTTCGTGGTGAAGTTATGGAACTTAGTATTGAAGATTATCTAAAAGAGAAATTTATATATGATGAAATTTCAGAGGTTAAAAAAGGCTTTAAAGGTGCTGATTGCCTTCAAATAGTAAATGCTCCAAATCTTCCAAGTTGTGCTAGGATTTTATATGAGAGTAAGCGAACTAAATCTTTTAGTAGTGAGTGGATAGCTAAATTTAAAGCTGATATGATAGAAGCTGGTGCGGATGCTGGTATTTTGGTCACTGAAACTATGCCAAAAGATATGGATAGACTTGGAATAATTGATGGCGTGTGGGTATGTTCGTTTGCAGAATTTAAAAGCCTTTGTGAAGTGATGAGAGAAAGCGTGATAAATATAGCTTTTGCAAGTAAGCGTAGCCAAAATGCCACAAGTAAAATGGGAATGCTTTATAACTATCTAACTTCAAATGAATTTAAGATGCAAGTTGAGAGCATAATATCTAGTTTTGTAAATTTACAAGCAAATTTAGACAGAGAAAGAAGATCTATGGAAAGAGTTTGGAAAGAGAGGCAAAAACAGATTGAAATTGCTCAAACTAATGCTATTTCAATGCATGCTTCAATAAGGGCTATAGCAGGAAATGACGCTATTGAAGGCATTGAAATTTTAGAACTTCCATATGATGAGTAG
- a CDS encoding trehalose-6-phosphate synthase — MYFCFLVIHIFCAITFVGYLFFDVCILPFAKKSIDEKILVDVKKAYTKGSAAVFGTAFLLLLISGVYLGSHYIGFDKGFFSSNFQTLLSLKIITLFLLIIITFISVFYVRFLKKPDPFGKYSHLIGLILCFIIVFLAKAMWYF, encoded by the coding sequence ATGTATTTTTGCTTTTTGGTTATTCATATCTTTTGTGCGATAACTTTTGTTGGATATCTATTTTTTGATGTTTGTATTTTGCCTTTTGCTAAAAAAAGCATAGATGAAAAGATTTTAGTAGATGTTAAAAAGGCCTATACAAAAGGAAGTGCGGCTGTATTTGGCACTGCTTTTTTACTGCTTTTAATTAGCGGGGTATATCTTGGAAGTCATTATATCGGCTTTGATAAGGGCTTTTTTAGTTCAAATTTTCAAACTCTTTTGTCGCTAAAAATTATAACTCTATTTTTACTGATAATTATCACTTTTATCTCAGTTTTTTATGTTAGATTTCTTAAAAAACCAGACCCATTTGGCAAGTACTCTCACTTAATCGGGCTGATTTTGTGTTTTATTATAGTTTTTCTAGCTAAAGCGATGTGGTATTTTTAA
- a CDS encoding shikimate kinase, whose protein sequence is MKKRNNIVLIGFMGVGKGTVARALYKLTGKFAIDCDDMIESLANMKISEIFKTKGEDEFRKMESDLAKFLLKNVNNAIISTGGGFYKTKNLEKLGEIVYLKGDFDYIINRIKASPNATKKIAKRPLLKNLEKAKELHSQRDLLYAKKADITINVENKTPKQIAKEIVKNLKNTTSL, encoded by the coding sequence ATGAAAAAGAGGAATAATATCGTTCTAATAGGCTTTATGGGAGTTGGTAAAGGCACCGTGGCAAGGGCTTTATATAAGCTAACTGGCAAATTTGCTATTGATTGTGATGATATGATAGAAAGCCTTGCGAATATGAAAATTTCTGAGATTTTTAAAACCAAAGGCGAAGATGAGTTTAGAAAAATGGAGTCTGATTTGGCTAAATTTTTACTAAAAAATGTAAACAATGCCATAATTTCAACAGGTGGGGGCTTTTATAAAACTAAAAATTTAGAAAAACTTGGAGAGATTGTATATTTAAAAGGCGATTTTGATTATATTATTAACCGCATAAAGGCTAGCCCAAATGCCACTAAAAAAATAGCCAAACGCCCACTTCTTAAAAATTTAGAAAAAGCCAAAGAACTCCACAGTCAGCGTGATTTGCTATATGCTAAAAAAGCTGATATCACTATAAATGTTGAAAATAAAACGCCAAAACAAATAGCAAAAGAGATCGTAAAAAATCTTAAAAATACCACATCGCTTTAG
- the der gene encoding ribosome biogenesis GTPase Der → MTKVILIGRPNVGKSSLFNRLVGRRIAITSDIAGTTRDTNKEICEIYDKECVLIDSGGLDDSSEIFKKVRDKTLSEAKEADIVLFMVDGKFMPQDEDREIFYSLLGLQKPTALVINKIDSKKDQTRAYEFIEFGASNVFEISVSHNTGIDEIKDFIYPYIKESLKADTEESLDDFLANFDENGEILDDEINQNEPIKVGIIGRVNVGKSSLLNALVKDERSVVSSVEGTTIDPVNESFVYENRVFEFVDTAGIRRRSKIEGIEKFALNRTQKVLENTDVSLLVLDSSQPLSELDEKVAGIASKFEPAMIIILNKWENKGEKEFDEISRQIRDKFKFLSYAPIISVSALDGKRVHKIYPLILKVYENFTKKIKTSQLNEVINEATITHPLPHEKGKLVKIYYSVQFDTKPPKIALIMNRPKSLHFSYKRYLINKIRSSFELEGTPIVIVARDKKKQKDGDEKEE, encoded by the coding sequence TTGACAAAAGTTATACTAATAGGTCGCCCAAATGTTGGCAAAAGTTCACTTTTTAACCGCTTAGTTGGTAGGCGTATAGCCATTACTAGCGATATAGCTGGAACAACTCGTGATACAAATAAAGAAATTTGTGAAATTTATGATAAAGAGTGCGTTCTTATTGATAGTGGTGGGCTTGATGATAGTTCTGAGATTTTTAAAAAAGTTAGAGATAAAACTCTAAGTGAGGCAAAAGAAGCTGATATTGTACTTTTTATGGTTGATGGTAAATTTATGCCTCAAGATGAAGATAGAGAAATTTTTTACTCACTTTTAGGACTTCAAAAACCAACAGCACTTGTTATCAATAAAATAGACAGCAAAAAAGATCAAACAAGAGCTTATGAATTTATAGAATTTGGAGCCAGCAATGTTTTTGAAATTTCAGTTAGTCACAACACTGGCATCGATGAGATAAAAGATTTTATCTATCCTTATATAAAGGAGAGTTTAAAGGCTGACACAGAAGAGAGTTTGGATGATTTTTTAGCAAATTTTGATGAAAATGGCGAAATTTTAGATGATGAAATTAACCAAAATGAACCGATAAAAGTAGGAATTATAGGGCGAGTAAATGTTGGTAAAAGTAGCCTTTTAAATGCTTTAGTAAAAGATGAAAGAAGCGTTGTAAGTAGCGTAGAAGGCACTACAATTGATCCTGTAAATGAAAGTTTTGTATATGAAAATAGAGTTTTTGAGTTTGTAGATACTGCTGGAATAAGAAGAAGATCAAAGATAGAAGGCATTGAAAAATTTGCACTAAATCGCACCCAAAAAGTTCTAGAAAATACCGATGTTTCCTTGCTTGTGCTTGATAGCTCACAACCACTTAGTGAACTTGATGAGAAAGTAGCAGGAATTGCTTCTAAATTTGAACCAGCGATGATAATCATCCTTAATAAATGGGAAAACAAAGGTGAAAAAGAATTTGATGAAATCTCACGACAAATAAGAGATAAATTTAAATTCCTAAGTTATGCACCAATTATTAGCGTATCAGCTCTCGATGGCAAAAGAGTACATAAAATTTACCCTTTAATACTAAAAGTTTATGAAAATTTCACTAAAAAAATAAAAACTTCACAATTAAATGAAGTTATAAATGAAGCAACTATTACTCACCCGCTTCCACACGAAAAAGGTAAATTAGTTAAAATTTACTACTCTGTTCAGTTTGACACTAAACCTCCTAAAATAGCCCTTATAATGAATCGTCCAAAGTCACTTCACTTTAGCTACAAAAGGTATTTGATAAATAAAATTAGAAGCAGCTTTGAACTTGAAGGTACGCCAATTGTAATCGTCGCAAGAGATAAGAAAAAACAAAAGGATGGTGATGAAAAAGAGGAATAA
- a CDS encoding DMT family transporter, which translates to MNIKKFIRHNIGAYYMTVASLFFAITGACAKAVSAGGMSSVEVSFFRNVVGLGIVVFGIYKYGTNNKGGQPVMLFLRGFIGTISMLAFFYNIATIGLAEAFTFAKTAPMFLAFFGVIFFGEKIGFKAWFGIFLGFFGILLIMQPNLGFKISHAMGLINGVLAAFAYLSVHELRKSYDTKTIVLSFMLSGTLIPVFCMVVAEFVNTPAFFDFMFAKFIMPSGISWLWIVLMGVSGLVFQSYMTKAYAASKHAGTVAAIGYTDIIFSMIIGFFMGDNLPNLLAFLGIIIVIISGVIVATQNKK; encoded by the coding sequence TTGAATATTAAAAAATTTATAAGACACAATATCGGTGCTTACTATATGACTGTAGCATCACTATTTTTTGCTATTACTGGAGCTTGTGCTAAGGCTGTAAGTGCTGGTGGGATGAGCTCGGTTGAAGTTTCGTTTTTTAGAAATGTTGTAGGTCTTGGCATAGTTGTTTTTGGAATTTACAAGTATGGCACAAATAACAAAGGCGGTCAGCCTGTAATGCTCTTTTTAAGGGGCTTTATCGGTACCATTTCAATGCTTGCATTTTTTTATAACATCGCTACTATCGGTCTTGCTGAAGCTTTTACATTTGCAAAAACAGCTCCTATGTTTTTAGCGTTTTTTGGCGTGATATTTTTTGGTGAAAAGATCGGTTTTAAAGCGTGGTTTGGTATATTTTTAGGATTTTTTGGAATTTTACTTATCATGCAGCCAAATTTGGGCTTTAAAATAAGTCACGCGATGGGATTAATAAATGGTGTTTTAGCAGCTTTTGCATACCTTAGCGTTCATGAACTTAGAAAATCATATGATACCAAAACTATCGTGCTATCTTTTATGCTATCAGGAACATTGATACCGGTATTTTGTATGGTTGTAGCTGAGTTTGTAAACACTCCAGCGTTTTTTGACTTTATGTTTGCTAAATTTATAATGCCAAGTGGAATTTCGTGGCTTTGGATAGTTTTAATGGGCGTTAGCGGTCTTGTTTTTCAAAGCTACATGACAAAAGCATATGCCGCTTCAAAACACGCTGGAACGGTTGCTGCCATAGGTTATACAGATATAATATTTTCTATGATAATAGGCTTTTTTATGGGTGATAATTTACCAAATTTATTAGCATTTTTGGGTATAATCATAGTAATTATAAGTGGCGTTATAGTTGCCACACAAAACAAAAAATAA